In Lacibacter sp. H375, one DNA window encodes the following:
- a CDS encoding bleomycin resistance protein, whose translation MLTAIIAKLPMRNKTVTQNYFVNKLGFKYIGSDDFDHYLIVEKDNLQIHFFEFKTLDPKENYGQIYIRTNNIDELYQSLLNNKVDIHPNGHLANKPWQQREFSLLDPDNNLLTFGQSL comes from the coding sequence ATGCTCACTGCTATCATCGCCAAACTGCCGATGCGTAACAAAACTGTTACCCAAAATTATTTTGTAAACAAGTTAGGTTTCAAATATATTGGAAGCGACGACTTTGATCATTATCTCATTGTAGAGAAAGACAATTTACAAATTCATTTTTTTGAGTTTAAAACACTCGACCCTAAAGAAAACTACGGGCAGATATACATACGTACAAACAATATAGATGAATTGTATCAGTCTTTATTAAATAATAAGGTTGACATTCACCCCAATGGTCACCTTGCAAACAAACCCTGGCAACAACGTGAATTTTCTTTACTTGACCCCGATAATAACTTACTCACTTTTGGGCAAAGCCTGTAA
- a CDS encoding TMEM175 family protein, whose protein sequence is MTHASSNNQKKETARVELFSDGVFAIAITLLVLELIQILHPGTETDLLTTCFHHWHSFLAFFIGFITILVCWINHHVAFEYIQKVDTRFLWVNGFLLFVVTFTPFPTAILAQYMQTESTVALAVFGFNYILISIAANGICQYAYNHHLIAEEDRSFFNSYRLIYRYSIFYNILAFFICFLSTWVAVFLYIFLFVLFARPKELALQLQKIIKRQKSKSKAKEPPQNGEAENVVAGMEDDINGPI, encoded by the coding sequence ATGACACACGCATCCAGTAACAATCAAAAAAAAGAAACAGCAAGGGTTGAACTCTTTAGTGATGGAGTATTTGCAATTGCCATTACTCTTTTGGTGTTGGAATTGATTCAGATATTGCACCCCGGAACTGAAACAGATCTTTTAACAACCTGTTTCCATCATTGGCACTCTTTCCTTGCATTTTTTATTGGGTTTATTACCATACTTGTTTGTTGGATAAATCATCATGTTGCTTTTGAGTATATTCAGAAAGTGGATACAAGGTTTCTGTGGGTAAATGGATTTTTATTGTTTGTTGTAACATTTACACCATTTCCTACGGCTATATTGGCTCAGTACATGCAAACAGAAAGTACCGTTGCGTTAGCGGTGTTTGGATTTAACTACATATTAATTTCAATTGCAGCAAACGGCATTTGCCAGTATGCGTACAATCATCACTTAATTGCAGAGGAGGACCGCTCTTTTTTTAATTCATACAGGTTAATTTATCGTTACAGTATTTTTTATAATATACTGGCGTTCTTTATTTGTTTCCTTTCTACCTGGGTTGCGGTGTTTTTATACATTTTTCTGTTTGTCTTGTTTGCCCGGCCCAAAGAATTGGCATTGCAGCTTCAAAAAATAATTAAGAGACAGAAGAGTAAATCAAAAGCAAAAGAACCGCCACAAAATGGAGAAGCTGAAAATGTGGTCGCCGGTATGGAAGATGATATCAACGGCCCAATTTAA
- a CDS encoding nuclear transport factor 2 family protein: MNSITDEQLLEQFQQIEDNFNAAVISNRVDDIKKCITGDWVLVDSQGGIIPQEGFFNVLEKGLLSHTTMTKKILRVKLYDNIALVTGRGQNTGTWQGQPMEADEWITDVYKKENERWLCVLTHLTPVKK, translated from the coding sequence ATGAACAGTATAACCGATGAACAATTGCTGGAACAGTTTCAGCAAATTGAAGACAATTTCAACGCTGCAGTAATCAGCAACCGTGTTGATGATATAAAAAAATGCATAACAGGGGATTGGGTGCTGGTTGACAGCCAGGGCGGAATTATACCACAAGAAGGATTCTTTAATGTGCTTGAAAAAGGATTGCTTTCTCATACAACAATGACAAAGAAAATATTAAGAGTAAAACTTTACGATAACATTGCCTTGGTAACTGGTCGGGGACAGAATACCGGAACATGGCAAGGGCAACCAATGGAAGCAGATGAATGGATCACCGATGTTTATAAAAAAGAAAATGAACGGTGGCTTTGTGTATTAACTCATTTAACGCCGGTAAAAAAGTAG
- a CDS encoding DUF5829 family protein — protein MKSIIVLLFLFLSSAGFSQDVKSDFSHIEIIIDSASFEKLVANDFIRTKLAPFTYDTMMLSPLVLSYYIYGQNNFIHFNPARGYFATQRGTAYVIFQTRRPGQGRLLEKAFREVAADSIVLYDFEGPGFTLSEVVYTHHDRISKKKQNNLIPMLSSYSVDTYRKWGFGDSVEVSMKQFLAREPVKENKLFETIVSIELVITQKELQDLIPVLKLAGYRKERNKFIKTNEPTISYVVNNTVNISKVKKLTVRLSEDAGNKSFNFGKMNLLIKKSSAVFTFD, from the coding sequence ATGAAATCAATCATCGTCCTTTTATTCTTGTTTTTGAGTTCCGCAGGTTTTAGCCAGGATGTAAAGTCAGACTTCAGCCATATTGAAATTATCATAGATTCAGCTTCGTTTGAAAAACTGGTAGCAAACGATTTTATCAGAACTAAACTGGCTCCTTTTACTTATGACACCATGATGCTTTCTCCGCTGGTGCTCAGCTATTATATTTATGGACAAAACAATTTCATTCATTTCAATCCTGCAAGGGGCTATTTTGCTACCCAACGTGGAACGGCCTACGTGATTTTTCAAACCCGAAGGCCGGGACAGGGGAGACTTTTGGAAAAAGCGTTTCGGGAAGTTGCCGCCGACTCAATTGTTTTGTATGATTTTGAAGGACCTGGTTTTACATTGTCGGAAGTTGTGTATACTCATCACGACCGGATAAGTAAAAAGAAGCAGAATAATCTTATACCAATGTTGAGTTCGTACTCTGTTGATACCTATCGTAAATGGGGCTTTGGTGATTCTGTCGAAGTGAGCATGAAACAGTTTCTTGCAAGAGAGCCGGTAAAAGAAAACAAACTGTTTGAAACTATTGTTTCCATTGAATTAGTAATTACACAAAAAGAACTGCAGGATCTTATACCTGTTTTAAAACTTGCCGGATACCGTAAAGAGAGAAATAAGTTTATAAAGACCAATGAGCCAACTATTTCTTATGTGGTGAATAATACAGTTAATATATCAAAGGTTAAAAAACTCACAGTAAGACTTTCTGAAGATGCGGGTAACAAAAGCTTCAACTTTGGCAAAATGAATTTGCTCATAAAGAAAAGCAGTGCGGTGTTTACTTTTGACTAG
- a CDS encoding nuclear transport factor 2 family protein, giving the protein MESEILELEKKYWQAMEDHDFDTVKKLTRFPCIVAGKNGVQSVDEAAFKNMFESGSNAKIKVLNISNVESQAVSKKSAVIAYHVELGTAYDVQGPSMKCACTSTWTKEDDGWLCALHTEAELAQ; this is encoded by the coding sequence ATGGAATCAGAAATTCTTGAGTTAGAAAAAAAGTATTGGCAGGCAATGGAAGATCACGATTTTGATACGGTGAAAAAGCTCACCCGTTTCCCTTGTATTGTTGCCGGTAAAAACGGCGTTCAAAGTGTTGATGAAGCTGCATTTAAAAATATGTTTGAGTCTGGCAGCAACGCAAAAATAAAAGTGCTGAATATTTCCAATGTCGAAAGCCAGGCGGTTAGTAAAAAAAGTGCTGTGATTGCTTATCATGTTGAACTTGGAACGGCATACGATGTACAGGGCCCGTCAATGAAATGTGCCTGCACGTCAACATGGACAAAAGAAGATGACGGATGGCTTTGTGCGCTTCATACAGAAGCCGAGTTAGCGCAATAG
- a CDS encoding VPS10 domain-containing protein, protein MLHYKTMAMFKNCLIKVTPVLPFLLFVLTSNAQIKPTPAEERLKGMELRKQMEKKSLLKDAKFRNIGPSVMSGRVNDVEVNPEDPTEFYVAYASGGLWHTKNNGQSFTPIFDNEDVMTIGDIAVKWYGSRVIWVGTGEVNSSRSSYAGNGVYKSSDNGKTWEYLGLPESHHIGKVQLHPTDPNTAWVAALGHLYSANKERGVYKTVDGGKTWKLTLSIDDNTGAVEMEMNPNNPNELYAAMWHRTRRGWLFTESGPTSGIYKSTDGGNTWSNITAPGSGFAEGKKLGRIGLSVYAKNPNIVYAVIDNYNPLPDTAKKKPVSDTVLQLTDFKTMTADKFLGLDDKKLDTFMRKQRYPAKYTAASVKEMVRAGKIQPIAMWDYFDAGDDGFSNAGIKGCEVYRSDDAGKTWKLVNNKLPQVFSTYGYYFAKIYVSPTNPDKVVVLGVNAWMSTDAGKTFKNIEGRNVHSDHHALWINPKKDSHMINGNDGGINITYDDGANWFKANSASLGQFYAITVDDAKPYNVYGGLQDNGTWYGPSNNRETVDWHDNGSYAFKSIGGGDGMQVQVDTRDNTTVYAGSQFGAYSRANKNTPFMGRVNVRPQHELGEKPLRFNWQSPILLSKHNQDVFYFGTNRFHRSFNKGENSANLSNDLTGGKKEGNVPFGTLVTMSESPLRFGLIYTGSDDGFIHVTKDGGYSWSAVHSKLPKNVQGLYVSRVIASKFKESRVYVTLNGYRNDHFAAWVFVSEDYGTTWKQLFTDLPAEPVNVIREDPKQENLLYVGTDHGLYVSFDGGASSMAWMSELPRVAIHDIAIQERENEIVLGTHGRSIYIAPLGEAQKLAADKAYHDKKKADLK, encoded by the coding sequence ATGCTCCATTACAAAACGATGGCAATGTTCAAAAATTGCCTGATCAAAGTTACTCCCGTTCTCCCGTTTCTGCTCTTTGTTCTTACCAGTAATGCACAAATTAAGCCAACCCCTGCCGAAGAAAGACTGAAAGGCATGGAGTTGCGAAAGCAAATGGAGAAGAAATCTTTGTTAAAAGATGCAAAATTCCGCAATATCGGTCCATCCGTGATGAGCGGAAGGGTAAATGATGTGGAAGTAAATCCTGAAGACCCAACAGAGTTTTATGTGGCTTATGCCAGCGGAGGCTTGTGGCATACAAAGAATAACGGACAATCATTTACACCCATTTTTGATAATGAAGATGTAATGACCATTGGGGACATTGCTGTGAAGTGGTATGGCAGTCGTGTGATTTGGGTGGGTACAGGTGAAGTAAACAGTAGCCGTTCATCTTATGCAGGTAATGGTGTATACAAAAGCAGCGATAATGGTAAAACATGGGAATACCTTGGTTTGCCCGAAAGTCATCATATAGGTAAAGTGCAATTGCATCCAACCGATCCTAATACTGCTTGGGTGGCGGCATTAGGTCATTTATATTCGGCCAATAAAGAACGTGGTGTATATAAAACAGTTGACGGTGGTAAAACATGGAAACTCACGTTGTCAATTGATGATAACACCGGTGCAGTTGAAATGGAGATGAATCCAAACAACCCGAATGAATTATATGCGGCCATGTGGCATCGTACACGCCGTGGCTGGTTGTTTACAGAGAGCGGACCAACAAGCGGTATTTATAAAAGTACTGATGGCGGTAATACCTGGAGCAACATTACAGCACCGGGCAGTGGTTTTGCAGAAGGGAAGAAGCTTGGTCGTATTGGGTTGAGTGTGTATGCAAAAAATCCAAACATTGTTTATGCCGTCATTGATAATTACAATCCATTGCCTGATACTGCAAAGAAAAAGCCGGTGAGTGATACTGTTCTTCAACTCACCGATTTTAAAACCATGACGGCTGATAAATTCCTAGGTCTTGATGATAAAAAACTGGATACGTTCATGCGTAAGCAACGTTATCCTGCAAAATATACCGCAGCATCTGTAAAAGAAATGGTTCGTGCGGGGAAAATTCAACCCATTGCTATGTGGGATTATTTTGATGCAGGTGATGATGGTTTCAGCAACGCAGGTATTAAAGGTTGTGAAGTGTACCGTAGTGATGATGCAGGTAAAACATGGAAACTGGTGAATAATAAATTGCCGCAGGTGTTCAGCACGTATGGTTATTACTTCGCAAAAATTTATGTGTCGCCAACAAATCCGGATAAAGTGGTAGTGCTTGGTGTAAATGCATGGATGAGTACTGATGCAGGTAAGACCTTTAAAAATATTGAAGGAAGAAATGTGCATTCCGATCATCATGCATTGTGGATCAATCCCAAAAAAGATTCACACATGATCAATGGTAATGATGGTGGTATTAATATAACCTATGATGATGGGGCAAACTGGTTTAAAGCCAATTCAGCGTCACTTGGCCAATTTTATGCCATTACGGTTGATGATGCAAAACCTTACAATGTATATGGTGGCTTGCAGGATAACGGTACATGGTACGGCCCAAGCAACAACCGTGAAACAGTTGACTGGCACGACAACGGCAGCTATGCGTTTAAATCAATTGGTGGTGGCGATGGCATGCAGGTGCAGGTTGATACAAGAGATAACACAACTGTTTATGCAGGATCACAATTTGGTGCTTACAGCCGTGCAAATAAAAACACGCCGTTTATGGGTCGTGTAAATGTGCGGCCGCAACATGAGCTTGGTGAAAAGCCATTACGTTTTAACTGGCAATCACCCATTCTTTTATCAAAACATAACCAGGATGTATTTTATTTCGGCACAAATCGTTTTCACCGCAGCTTTAATAAAGGCGAAAACAGTGCTAACCTCAGCAACGATCTTACAGGTGGGAAAAAAGAAGGCAATGTTCCGTTTGGAACATTGGTCACCATGAGTGAATCGCCTTTGCGTTTTGGGTTGATCTATACAGGTAGCGATGATGGGTTTATTCACGTAACAAAAGATGGTGGCTATAGCTGGAGTGCGGTACATAGCAAGCTTCCAAAGAATGTACAAGGGCTTTATGTTAGCCGTGTGATTGCATCGAAATTCAAAGAAAGCAGGGTATATGTTACGCTGAACGGTTACCGTAACGATCATTTTGCAGCATGGGTATTTGTAAGTGAAGATTACGGTACTACCTGGAAACAACTGTTTACTGATCTGCCTGCCGAACCGGTGAATGTAATTCGTGAAGATCCAAAGCAGGAAAATCTCCTGTATGTAGGAACCGATCATGGATTATATGTATCGTTCGACGGGGGTGCAAGCAGCATGGCATGGATGAGCGAGTTGCCTCGTGTAGCGATTCATGATATTGCGATCCAGGAAAGGGAAAATGAAATTGTGTTGGGTACACATGGCCGGAGTATTTATATTGCTCCCCTGGGTGAGGCACAAAAACTGGCTGCCGACAAAGCCTATCACGACAAGAAAAAGGCAGATTTAAAATAA
- a CDS encoding DUF2911 domain-containing protein, producing the protein MKRIFSLMTVFGLLLSITACAQNQTKPSPPASTEFKAGGANIKISYSAPSVKGREIWGKLVPYGEVWRTGANEATVFETDKDIKIEGKTLPAGKYGLFTVPGKDEWVIVFNKTWKQWGAYQYKATDDALRVTVKPTAGDMTETLKIDGAADGVTIKWEKLSVPFKISQ; encoded by the coding sequence ATGAAACGTATTTTCAGTTTAATGACCGTTTTCGGTTTGTTGCTTTCCATTACAGCTTGTGCACAAAATCAAACAAAGCCTAGTCCGCCTGCATCAACAGAGTTCAAAGCGGGTGGTGCAAACATTAAGATCAGTTACAGCGCTCCTTCGGTAAAAGGAAGAGAGATTTGGGGTAAGCTGGTTCCTTATGGCGAAGTATGGCGTACAGGTGCTAATGAAGCAACCGTATTTGAAACCGATAAGGATATTAAAATAGAAGGTAAAACATTGCCTGCCGGTAAGTACGGACTGTTTACAGTGCCGGGCAAAGATGAGTGGGTGATCGTTTTCAACAAAACATGGAAACAGTGGGGCGCTTACCAATACAAAGCAACAGATGATGCTTTGCGTGTAACGGTTAAGCCAACCGCAGGTGACATGACTGAAACACTTAAGATCGATGGCGCCGCCGACGGTGTTACCATCAAATGGGAAAAATTAAGTGTACCATTTAAGATTTCACAATAA
- a CDS encoding porin family protein, whose amino-acid sequence MKIKLLCLAFFAVTISSVSAQNSSVFIKAGYNLANISISEDGDVDENRALSSFHVGLQGDISLIKNILSIQPGLMFTGKGSKLQTGEPGQNGYFRSVVNPYYIEVPVNVVLKAPLGGDAKFFVGAGPYAAVGIGGKRKLDYQVIGIAYNRTDKIEFSDDDPTTQGEEGSGYGILRRFDYGLNGTIGFEGEKAMLSVNYGLGLAKLQSGADNNVDEKNKHRVLSFTIGFRL is encoded by the coding sequence ATGAAAATCAAACTTCTTTGTCTTGCTTTTTTTGCTGTAACGATCAGCAGTGTGTCAGCGCAAAATTCTTCAGTATTTATTAAAGCCGGTTACAACCTTGCGAATATCTCTATCAGTGAGGATGGAGATGTTGATGAAAACAGGGCGTTGTCAAGTTTTCATGTGGGACTGCAAGGTGATATCTCACTTATTAAAAACATTCTTTCTATTCAACCTGGATTGATGTTTACAGGTAAAGGCTCAAAGTTGCAAACAGGTGAACCTGGTCAGAATGGCTATTTCCGTTCAGTTGTGAATCCTTATTACATTGAAGTTCCTGTAAACGTAGTTCTGAAAGCGCCATTAGGTGGTGATGCAAAATTCTTTGTTGGTGCAGGTCCTTATGCCGCTGTGGGTATAGGTGGCAAGAGAAAACTGGATTATCAGGTAATTGGTATTGCGTATAACAGAACTGATAAAATTGAATTTTCAGATGATGATCCTACAACACAAGGTGAAGAGGGCTCAGGTTATGGAATCCTTCGTCGTTTCGATTATGGTTTAAATGGAACCATTGGTTTTGAAGGTGAGAAAGCAATGCTCTCAGTGAATTATGGATTGGGTTTAGCAAAACTTCAATCAGGTGCTGATAATAATGTTGATGAAAAAAATAAGCATAGAGTTCTGAGTTTTACGATCGGTTTCCGTTTGTAA
- a CDS encoding Tex family protein — protein MTEFSSKIAGLLSLRVQQVEAVIELLNEGATIPFIARYRKDKTGNLDEVAIQQIQDQAKFLKEFTERKTFIEKTITEQGKMTDALQAKLDKATTLNELEDIYLPYKPKRKTKAQTARENGLEPLALLLLEQKDIAVNEQAATFINEKVATAEDALQGARDIISEMVNEDANVRAKLRKFFEDEALVKSTVMKDKETEGVKFKDYFDFSEPVHKIPSHRILAILRGFTEGVLKMSIEPEEELAIELIDAQYVKGMSESTTHVKKAIKDAYKRLLQPSLETEFRSQLKQKGDEEAITVFAENLRQLLLSSPLGSKRILALDPGYRTGCKVVCLDEKGELQTTDLIFIHEPGKLYTSEMTIRHLVKAFQTEVFAIGDGTAGRETEQFIKKLNLGLPIFLVNEDGASVYSASEVAREEFPDKDVTVRGAVSIGRRLMDPLAELVKIDPKSIGVGQYQHDVNQMRLKERLDQTVVSCVNQVGVNLNTASKHLLSYVSGINSSIAENIVKYRNEIGRFTSRKQLLKVPRLGDKAFEQCAGFLRINDGENALDKSAVHPEAYPVVEQMANDLQLKVEELIGNEATIKQINAKKYVSETIGELTITDILKELVKPGLDPRSEAQAFEYANIFKIEDVTPGMVIPGMVTNLTRFGAFVDIGVKQDGLVHVSEISHDYITDPAEKLKLNDKVMVKVVEVDIARKRIALSIKQTEEAPARSARPKIHGPATRFKKEEDLTSLSVNDALAALKNKFKK, from the coding sequence ATGACAGAATTTTCATCAAAGATTGCAGGTTTGCTGAGCCTGCGAGTGCAGCAGGTCGAGGCTGTGATAGAATTATTGAACGAAGGAGCAACGATTCCTTTTATTGCCCGATACCGGAAAGATAAGACCGGCAACCTGGATGAGGTGGCTATTCAACAAATACAGGATCAGGCAAAATTCCTGAAAGAATTTACTGAACGTAAAACGTTTATAGAAAAAACAATTACCGAACAGGGAAAGATGACAGACGCTTTGCAAGCTAAGCTTGATAAAGCAACTACATTAAATGAACTGGAAGATATTTATCTCCCGTACAAACCCAAACGCAAAACAAAAGCACAAACGGCGAGAGAAAATGGTTTGGAACCATTGGCTTTGTTATTACTTGAGCAAAAAGATATTGCCGTTAATGAACAGGCAGCAACGTTCATCAATGAAAAAGTAGCAACGGCAGAAGATGCATTGCAAGGTGCAAGAGATATTATTTCCGAGATGGTGAATGAAGATGCGAATGTGCGTGCCAAACTCCGAAAGTTTTTTGAAGATGAAGCATTGGTGAAGAGCACCGTGATGAAAGACAAAGAAACAGAAGGTGTAAAATTCAAAGATTATTTTGATTTCAGTGAGCCTGTACATAAAATACCTTCACATCGTATCCTTGCGATTCTTCGTGGATTTACAGAAGGTGTTTTGAAAATGAGCATTGAACCTGAAGAAGAGTTGGCAATTGAATTGATCGATGCGCAATATGTAAAAGGCATGAGCGAAAGCACTACACACGTGAAGAAAGCGATCAAAGATGCTTATAAACGTTTACTGCAACCAAGTCTTGAAACAGAATTCCGTTCGCAGTTAAAACAAAAAGGCGATGAAGAAGCGATTACCGTATTTGCAGAAAATTTACGTCAGCTTTTGTTGAGCAGTCCGCTTGGCAGCAAACGAATTCTTGCACTTGATCCTGGTTACAGAACAGGTTGTAAAGTTGTGTGTTTAGATGAAAAAGGTGAACTCCAAACAACTGATCTCATCTTTATTCATGAGCCTGGCAAGCTTTATACCTCTGAAATGACCATCCGTCATTTGGTGAAAGCATTCCAGACAGAAGTATTTGCTATAGGTGATGGCACAGCAGGAAGAGAAACAGAACAATTCATTAAAAAATTAAATCTTGGCTTGCCTATCTTTTTGGTGAATGAAGATGGAGCATCTGTTTACAGTGCAAGTGAAGTTGCACGTGAAGAATTTCCAGATAAAGATGTAACGGTACGTGGTGCTGTAAGTATTGGTCGCAGGTTAATGGATCCGTTGGCTGAATTGGTAAAGATCGATCCGAAAAGTATTGGTGTTGGTCAATACCAGCACGATGTTAATCAAATGCGTTTAAAGGAACGACTTGATCAAACAGTAGTAAGTTGCGTGAACCAGGTGGGTGTAAACTTAAATACGGCCAGTAAACATTTGCTGAGTTATGTGAGTGGTATCAACAGCAGCATTGCAGAAAACATTGTGAAGTATAGAAATGAGATAGGTCGATTTACGTCACGTAAACAATTATTAAAAGTACCAAGGCTTGGCGATAAAGCATTTGAACAATGCGCAGGTTTCTTACGCATTAATGATGGCGAGAACGCATTGGATAAAAGCGCCGTGCATCCCGAAGCTTATCCTGTTGTTGAGCAAATGGCGAATGATCTGCAATTGAAAGTGGAAGAGCTAATCGGCAACGAAGCAACAATTAAACAGATCAATGCAAAAAAATATGTGAGCGAAACAATTGGTGAATTAACTATAACCGACATCCTGAAAGAATTGGTGAAACCGGGACTTGATCCACGAAGCGAAGCACAAGCATTTGAATATGCTAACATTTTTAAGATTGAAGATGTTACACCCGGAATGGTGATACCCGGTATGGTTACCAACCTCACACGCTTCGGTGCATTCGTTGATATTGGCGTGAAGCAGGATGGATTAGTTCATGTTTCTGAAATTTCACATGATTACATTACTGACCCCGCAGAAAAATTAAAACTGAATGATAAAGTGATGGTGAAAGTTGTGGAAGTTGATATTGCACGTAAGCGTATTGCACTTTCCATCAAACAAACAGAGGAAGCACCTGCCCGAAGTGCAAGGCCCAAGATACACGGCCCGGCAACAAGGTTCAAAAAAGAAGAAGACTTAACCAGCTTGAGTGTAAATGATGCATTGGCAGCGTTGAAGAACAAATTTAAGAAGTAG